Genomic segment of Desulfovulcanus ferrireducens:
AACTTTTTACCCCGTTGAATCCAGCGAAGCGGGGCTGGCTTTTGCCAGTATTCAACTGGGGTAGATGGGTCCAAGTCTTTGTACCAGCATGAAAGAAACCAAGACCGAAATAAACCTTGGAAATTAGGGTAAAGGTTCGACCACAGGCTCTACAGACTCTCTAAATGTTGGCCGGACAAATTATATGTAAACAATCCGGCCAAAACTAAAAGCAACCGCCTTCAGGGGAATGCTTTTAGTTTTTGTTTTTAAGCATAAAATTATGGACAGCCTCCTGCAAGGTAGTGGCTGCCAAGTGAGCACAATGTTCTTTATCCTCGGGTAGTCCTCCTAACCTCTCTAAAATCTCCTCCCCGGAGATGGAGGCCGCCTCCTCCAGAGACTTACCAAGTGCTATTTCGCAGGCCACAGAGCCACAAACAAGACTCGGCCCACAACCATCTGTAAAAAAAGAAGCTTCTTTTACTACATCGTTTTCAATGCGTAAAAAAATCTCCATACTGTCCCCACAGCTTCCCTTCAGCTTGGCTGAAGTCGTAGGATTGTCCATCACTCCAACATATTTAGGGTTCTTCCAGCGCTCCAGAACATATGGACCGTAATCCTTTTCTGTTTTAACGTATATTTCTTCCTGTAATTGATCTAAAAACTCATCCAGATTAGTAGACATTGGTCCTCCTTATTTAATTTTAAAATTAAGCACTCAACTTTGGGTGTTGTCTGACT
This window contains:
- a CDS encoding iron-sulfur cluster assembly scaffold protein → MSTNLDEFLDQLQEEIYVKTEKDYGPYVLERWKNPKYVGVMDNPTTSAKLKGSCGDSMEIFLRIENDVVKEASFFTDGCGPSLVCGSVACEIALGKSLEEAASISGEEILERLGGLPEDKEHCAHLAATTLQEAVHNFMLKNKN